The proteins below are encoded in one region of Cohaesibacter intestini:
- a CDS encoding uracil-DNA glycosylase: MLNTVTSAHDLAALIEWYGAMGADCALDDLPQDRFEESQRQARERASARTARAAASDNRANASPSQPVGSTLTSKSSSNQSRPSLNAPQHGQQEGQAPAFLNPGSASVVEDARQMAAQAQTLADLRQALATFEGCSLKLSAKSLVFGDGNPDGEVMFIGEAPGRDEDLQGIPFVGRAGQLLDKMMTAIKLDRSNSYITNILPWRPPGNRKPSIDEQAMLQPFIHRHIELVNPKLLVFLGGTAAQQLLDSKEGIMRLRGRWRTYTVSGREIPAMSTLHPAFLLRTPAQKRAAWQDLLEVAAKLDSLR; this comes from the coding sequence ATGCTAAACACTGTCACATCTGCTCATGACCTCGCTGCCCTTATCGAATGGTATGGCGCCATGGGGGCTGATTGCGCCTTGGATGACCTGCCTCAGGATCGGTTCGAGGAAAGTCAGCGTCAGGCCCGTGAGCGAGCCTCTGCGCGCACCGCCAGGGCGGCTGCTTCCGACAACAGGGCAAATGCGTCTCCTTCCCAACCTGTTGGATCGACGCTTACGTCAAAGTCATCGTCAAATCAATCCCGTCCTTCGTTGAATGCACCGCAGCATGGCCAACAGGAGGGGCAGGCGCCAGCCTTCCTCAATCCCGGCAGTGCCTCTGTGGTGGAAGATGCGCGACAGATGGCAGCTCAGGCTCAGACCCTTGCCGATCTGCGACAGGCGCTGGCAACCTTTGAGGGCTGCAGCCTGAAACTATCTGCCAAATCACTGGTCTTTGGGGATGGCAATCCCGACGGTGAGGTGATGTTCATTGGCGAAGCGCCGGGTCGGGATGAGGATTTGCAAGGCATTCCCTTTGTTGGCCGGGCCGGGCAATTGCTCGACAAGATGATGACAGCGATCAAGCTTGACCGGTCCAATAGCTATATCACCAACATTTTGCCGTGGCGTCCCCCGGGGAACCGCAAGCCCAGCATCGATGAACAGGCGATGCTGCAGCCCTTCATTCATCGCCATATCGAACTGGTCAATCCCAAACTGCTGGTCTTCCTTGGGGGAACAGCGGCGCAGCAATTGCTCGACAGCAAAGAGGGCATTATGCGGCTGCGGGGCCGCTGGCGGACCTATACGGTGTCCGGGCGTGAAATCCCGGCCATGTCGACGCTTCATCCCGCCTTCCTGTTGCGGACTCCCGCTCAAAAACGGGCGGCATGGCAGGATCTGCTCGAAGTGGCCGCCAAACTCGACAGCTTGCGATAA